The genomic region cACACTTTCAACCCATAAATGTACAATTAAATTAATCTGTATTGCATTATACAGTTTGCTGATTTCCACAATGACTGTTTAATGCAGTAACTAGCCAATTTATTAGGATATCCACTGAGTTGGACCACCTTTAGTTACTATAATAATTCAAACCTTAGTGAGAAATATATTCTACCAAGTTCACAGATGCTgcacaaaatattataaacttaatattaaagcTGATCTTATGACATTTAATCTGATTCAGGTCCAATGATTTTGCTAGTTAAGATGACTGAAGTCATTGTGATTCTCTCTCTGAGCCACTGTTATATAATATGAACAAACCAATTGTTGCATTATCAACTTGAAAAAACCCTTGTCCATCAGGATGGAAACAAATCGTTATGAGATCACCATGATAAGCAACACTATTTAAGTGCACACTCTGAAGatctttgattttattaaaaattgaacaAACTAGTTACATGACACAAAAACATTACTCACACTATTACTTAACCTCTACTGTTAGTAGAGAAAGGCTGGCATGTAACCAATCAGATAACATCGCATGCTTCCAGTCATTTAATGTTCGTAGCTTACAATCCAACACCAACAGGACTGTGATTTCTTGTATCTCAGATAAGCATTTTTCATACAAATAACTGACTGTCACacataactttgtttgtttattactaagcacaaagctacacaatgtgctatttgtGATGTCTCTCTCAAGGGTACTGAAACCTATTTTTTCATGCCACAAGTCTTCAggcttactgttgagccacttgAGGGCATTAGACTTTTAAAAACATCTTTCCAGGCAAATGAGATACAAGCTACCAAGAgcaattcttaaaatatattgtaaaatgtgaACATGTAGTGTATATAGAGTCTGATGTTTCCACTATTATCCCACCTTGACACCCTGGTTCTTTTTTATGTCACAACTTTCCCTAGCAGCACACACATTTCCTTTCATTTATCACTAGTAACAGACTGATGTATATTACACAGCCAGTGGATTTtggataaacaaataaatgtagtACACATGTATATGTCATAGAAAATGTATACACATTTTGACAAAATAAGTTTGATTATAAAAATCAATACAGCTTTTAGTtgacaaattaatatattttctaattactGCTAACTaatttaactatttgttttaaaaaagattGGTAATTTGACTATATACAATGCAATTAATAACACATAATTAACCATGTATGGATTCTGTGACAAATACTATATTATTCTTGCAATAATAGGTGAATATACAATACTGTGTAACGTAAGTCCACATTAACGAAACAATACtaaatttatatgaatattattttggaCATTTCATATGTCCATTTCAGTCAAATGTTTGTGGAAGAAACACATATACTgctaattttataacaaaagttcTAATTCCTTGAATGGTATATGACATAAGAATGAGGTCAACATTAACTGATATTCAGATGTGTTCAAATTTGCTGACCTTTGGATTAACAAACTTCCCAAAGTTCTTGTTTTGACATAACTTACCTGTACTACTTATGTACTAGCTTGGCTGACTCCCAGCTTATTGTATGATCAAATTTTCTTATGTGTAGAAAATCAGCATTAGTTGCTTGATTATTTGTGGTATAGCTTTTGTGTTTCATGAGTCTGGTATCTAAATTGTTGCTAATTTCATCAATATAAGCTTCTTTATAGGATTGGCATGGGAATATATTAGTGgcagaaaaattcagaactgaaGGGAATCAGCATGCATTGGGGGAGCCACTGTCAGTggttcaaaatcaaacaaattgtaTATTAATTCTGAAACCTATCATAGTATCATTTAGCAGTAGCATAGCTTAATCCACATGTAAACTTACCAACTTATTTACATGAAAGGATCAACTGTAAATCTTTTTACCCATTTTGAAATCTGGATACTTCCTCTTCAATAATGACTATTCCACCTCAGGGCTTAGAACACTGGCCTGAGGTTGTGATTCAAAACCTTGCAACGGCTGCACATAAAGAGTACCTGAAGAATATTGTAGCACAAATACTCTCCTTTAAGGCTGTATAGTATGATATTACTTGTCTAATTCATTTCACATGGATTGCTAGATGGTCTGGATATTTGATAGTTTGCCATAAAACTCCAGTATAAATGGACAAGTTTTTTAAACCTGTCTGCCGTGTTTTCATAAACACTAATAATCCATTTTTATTCATAACAAAAAAAGATTGCATAAATGGCATGACCTCTGAAAAGGGGCACATCATCTTTTGAAGAGGGGGTGACAGATCAGCAAACCCCCCTGTTTTATATCTTGAGATGCAAGCTTTTATTTTTTCCAGGGTAAAAATTTTAAtgctgttgaaatatttataaactagcatacacataaaacaacaaattgcCTCAAAAGAAGGATTAttgaaaatttgttaatttaagaTTGCCAAACTTCAACAAATCTGAAAATCACTGAAAGCTGAATCCACTTCTGACATCATATGCTATTTAAAGAATTGGaacttctgttataaaataaGGAGTGTGTGTTTCTTCAACACACATACATTAGACTAAAAGGATATGTAAAAAGTTGAAACTAGTATCCATATAAgtttttttattagtattgtatttatcataaaatCACTGAGTAATAATTTCACTAATGCATTTAGTGTAATCATGCTATTGCATGTCATAACATTACTTACACATATATATCACAATTTTACTAGCTTACATAATGCAATGTTACATCtgcacatattttttttattatgtatcacGTATTACAGTCTTATTCattaaaaaacatgttattatcaaaaaattatttttgacaaaGTCTGGAAATCCTACCTTCCAGATATGAAAAGATGCACTGAGACAAAGATGTCCAAACACTTCTATAAACAGCCTTTCAATCATCTCTCTTCCAACCAACGGTGCCATCCTACTCATCAActatcaaaatattaaacaatcgAATATTTTAAGCAAGGAGTTTCTTCTTCTttctaaacagttttaaattaataactatgaacttttgtaagtttagtatttttatattaactgaaCACAGAAAACATGGTAACATCAAagaatacagaaaaaatatactGTCATAAACACATATATCACTAAAATCAAGACACATCAAAAGTTAcagtacacatacatacaaggtcaataacatttaaacatatatagAAAGACCACTAACTTCATCTTTACACAAAATACTTCACATTAGGCATACTCAAAACCAATAACATTAAGTATGTGTACAAACACTAatatcagacaaaataaaaagaataactaATATCCAGAAAACACTTCAGATGTATGTGTgatcattatttgaaataaaacacaaaaaacatttccCTGAAATAGCAAAATCAGTAGATAATAAATCGAATTATACAGACTGCAGTCAAAACTTTTCATTCATCATATTCCAAAACAGAAGATTAAATCGCAAATTCTCGTTACATCAGTAAATATCTATCTATCTGTCTGTTAAAGTACAGATCCTGTCTTGTGGATTCTGCAACCTTCTTAGTAACAAGGCCAAGAATCAAAATGAAAAGACACTTTGAGCTAAATACACCCAGATTTAAACGTGTTTTTGGTACGACATACCCTATGAGTTTGGTTACCATAACAACAAATCTCTTGGTTCAACTGACCGACGAAAAATACTCGCCTTATACACTAGGCACATAAACGTGAAtatattacactgcacaacaaagtttttgcttcttgaacactgttgagtgttccttatagatttttggctgctgatcacgaaaatcacatccaaatttgtccatcacgtaccgtttcaccGAAATCTTCAGGtttgctacaatgaaaaaacgatatcagggcaactggaatccttCAATGCTTGcagactactgttggacactgcaacgtgatgcaccggacattgaatagaaacgaaaatcaggagcaaaacacttttaattatgttgaacttaatatcatattagaaacataaacgcaattaaatacgttattaccggtaaacagttaactgtctatttctcagagttcctacgtgatgaagcaaaaccaaaactatatttgtgcatacccaccaggtacctgtcacaatcagcaaaaatttttcaggaagcaaaacttttcaaaaaaaattgttgtgcagtgttattagacTTCGTGGTTctaaagcaaaaataaaactcTCTCTCCCTGACTTCTCGTTTACTCAcatacctgtgtgtgtgtgtgtgtgtgtgtgtaagtgtaCTATTAAGTTGAGGCATAAGTCGTTTTAATACTATTAGGTTGATGCAAGAATAATCAATGCAtcaacacattacacccaaaacatttattatgatactttatttttaatacctaggtaatttcattcaagcattacatgcaagactatatcaatacttcaatgcatgaacccattcacacccaaaacatttattatgatagtGGAATtgatttcatgtaatacctaggtatatagtatgcattgtttttaacgaaattgcaagaaattaaatgcgaaaagcagatggtgtcgaaaatgctcgattttgtccacttgacattccatttaatgagctggaaatg from Tachypleus tridentatus isolate NWPU-2018 chromosome 1, ASM421037v1, whole genome shotgun sequence harbors:
- the LOC143249061 gene encoding serine/threonine-protein phosphatase 4 regulatory subunit 1-like isoform X4; this translates as MEDNKTEPVALMSRMAPLVGREMIERLFIEVFGHLCLSASFHIWKVVVVSEKCRWRWRCLVGSR
- the LOC143249061 gene encoding uncharacterized protein LOC143249061 isoform X6; the encoded protein is MRLNLELMSRMAPLVGREMIERLFIEVFGHLCLSASFHIWKRSADGDGDVWLDQGS
- the LOC143249061 gene encoding serine/threonine-protein phosphatase 4 regulatory subunit 1-like isoform X5, with translation MEDNKTEPVALMSRMAPLVGREMIERLFIEVFGHLCLSASFHIWKRSADGDGDVWLDQGS